The nucleotide sequence GCTCGAAAGCCGCATCGAAGAACGCACGCAGGAACTGGCATCGGCGAACAACCGGCTCATGAAGGAGATTCACGAACGCGCCAAGGTGCAGGCGGTGCTCGTGCAGTCGCAAAAAATGGAAGCGCTCGGGCAACTGACGGGCGGCATCGCGCACGACTTCAACAATCTGCTGAACGTCATCATGGCCAATGCGGAACTGCTCTCGCGCATCAGCGCCGACGAGCGCGTGCGCAAGATGGCCGCCACCACCAAGCGCGCCACCGAACGCGGCGCCAAGCTCACCGCGCAGTTGCTGTCGTTTTCCCGCACGAGCAATCTCGATCTCAAGTCCGTCAACGTCGCCTCGTTGCTGCACGGCATGCGCGACATCATTTCGATTTCGCTCGGCTCGACGATCGCGTTCTCGACCACATCCGATTCCGCCGATCTCTGGACCCAGGCCGACGCCAATCAGCTCGAACTGGCCGTGCTCAATCTCGCGATCAACGCGCGCGACGCCATGCCGCGCGGCGGCCGTCTCTCGATTCACGCGGGCGAACGCGCCGCGCCCGACGAATCGCTCGCCGCGGGACGTTACGTGGTGATCAGCGTGAGCGATTCGGGCTCGGGCATCGACCCGGGCGTGCTGTCGCGCGTGTTCGATCCGTTCTTCACGACCAAGCCGGTGGGCAAGGGAACCGGCCTCGGCCTGAGTCAGGTCTACGGCATTGCGCGGCAGGCGGGCGGCGTGGCGCGCATCGAGAGCGAGCCGGGCGCGGGTACCACTGTGCAGATGTGGTTGCCGCTCAGCGCAAGCGACTCGCCCGAGACGATCGCCGATGCCGATCCGCACGACGACACGCAGAAGGCCTATCGCATTCTCGTCATCGAGGACGACGAGGACGTGCGCACGATGATCGTCGAATGTCTCGAAGCGCTCGGCCATCACGTGACCTGCGCGCGCGACGGGCAAAGCGGCCTCGACCGCCTGCGCGCCGACGCGCCCGATCTGATGATGGTCGATTACGCGATGCCCGGCATGAACGGCATGCAGGTGCTCGCCAGCGCCCGCGAGATGCGTGACGATCTGCCGGTGATCCTCGCGACGGGCTACGCGGACGTCGATCTATCGACCATCACCGACCGGCGTTTCACCGCGCTGCGCAAGCCGTTTCAACTCGAAGATCTCGCGCGCGCGGTGCGTCTCGCGTTGAAGACCGCGAGCTGAAGCGCCGGGTTTTGCCACGAGTCTTGCCACATCAGCGATGCTGCGCGTGGCGTGCGAGCAGTTGCTGGTGGCGCGTCTCGGTTTCGTCATCGGCGGGAAACATGCATTCGAGCCGCAGTTCCTGCGCCGCGACATTCTGCGGCGCGCCGACCGTTGTGACCATCGAGAAATAGCGCAGCACGGCGCCTTCGCTCACTAAGCTCAGCGGAATGACGGGCGTCGTGGGCGACGCCGATGTACCGCGATGCGTCTTCCAGTCGCGCGGAACGTCGGGGTACGCCAATAGTTCGTCGAGCAAACGCTTGACGCCGGCGTCGGCCACATGACCCACCGTCTCGCGATACACGCGTTGCAGCAGACTGCGCGAGACCGTGTCCCAGTCGGCTAAGAACGGACGCATGCCGTGCGGATCGAAGATCAGATGCAGCATGTTGCGCGGACCTTCGCGCGCGGCCATGTCGATGAAACAGCCGAAGAAGCGCGGCGCCGCTTCGTTGGTCATCAGCACGTTCCAGTGGCGGTCCATGACGATCGCCGGAAACGGCTCATGCTGCCGCACGACGCGTTCGAGCGCGCGAATCACGCCGTGCATTTCCTGCGCATTCCACGGCGCCTCCGAATAGACCGGCGCGTAGCCTGCGGCGAGCAGCAGCGCGTTGCGTTCGCGCAGCGGCACATCGAGCGTCTGTGCAAGCGTGAGCAGCGTGTCGCGGCCCGGCACGCTGCGCCCGCTTTCGATGAAACTGATCTGACGCTGCGACACGCCCGCATCGAGCGACAGATCGAGCTGACTCACGCCGCGCACGTCGCGCCAGTAGCGCAGCAGATCGCCGAGTTCGACCGGCTGCGCGTTCGGATCGGGACGGTTCGCGTTCATCGCATTTCCTCGACAGACGATGCTTCAAAGAACCGGCGCATGCCAGACGAACGCCTCGAACTGCGCTTCGAGCGGCGGCTGCGTCACGCTGGCGACGTAGTTCGTGATCGTCGATGCGGCGACGACCGCGATCACTTCGAGTATCTGTTCGGCGCTGAAACCGGCGTCGAGAAAGCGTTGCTGGTCGGCTTCGGTAAGACGCCCGCGCTTGCCGATCAGCGTTCGCGCCAGCGTCGACAGCGCGGCCAGTGCGGCGTCGGCAGGTAACGCGCCGTGGCGGATCGCGTCGACATCGGCGGGCGGCACGCCTTGCTTCAATGCGAGCGCCGTGTGGAACGCGACGGGCCATTCGCTTGCGTTCGTGACTGCGTTGGTGAGCAACAGCGTCTGAATCTGCGGCTCGGTCAGACTGCTTGCATGCACGCGTTCGAACAGGCCGACGAAGCCGTTGAGCAGCACCGGCGATGCAGCCATCGTGCCCGCGATGTTCGGGATCAGCCCGAATGCGTTTTGCAGTTGTTGGAGCGCGGGTTGTGATTGCGCGGGAGCGGTGTCGGGCGTGTGGACGGGGTAGCTGGACATGGTATCTCCTTCGATGGGCGCTGCCGGGAGGGCGGCGCGATAAGCAAAGGTTAGAGATGGCCGTGTGTGGGGACAATTACATGCGGTGTAATGATGGGGGATGCGAAAAAATGATCTCGCATCAGCAGGTTAGGCCCGGTTAGATACGTTTTAGGCCTGTTCAAAAATGCGCAATTGGGCACTATTGGAATCAACTAGTTACAGTGCCGTTCCAGACTGCACTTACTGGATATCCTGACGTCCGCTACGTGACTCTCAGGTTTCAGCGCGCGCGCATGGTGACGCCGGCGATCCGCGAAGTCTCCGCCCCGAGTTCAAGGCGTTGGAGCGCGAGCGCAGCGGTACGCCCCTCTCCAACGTCCGAATGGTCTGGCGCTCGAAATCCGGCGCGTCGGCGTGATCGACGACGCGCCGAAGGAAAAAAAAGAGCCGTGGCAGCGGCCCATCTGCTGACGCCATATGAAGCGCGACCCTTGCAATCCGACACTGAAGAGCAACAAGCGCGCTTCGGACGTCATCTAGATTCAATACCACGCCTCCTTCTGTACGCACCGCACCCGCTGCCGGCAGGATCGCGGCGAACTCGCGCCAGGGAACCGACGTTTGTCGATATCGAGATCAGCGCGAACCACGGAGTTGGTCGACCATACTGGCGAGCTCCTGCACCGCTTTGATCAGCGGCGCGATCAGTTCGTCGTAGCCGATGGTCTTCACGTCGCAGCCGCCGTCGACCGCGTGATTCTGGAATCCCCCGAAGTCAACGCCCGTGCGCTCGATTAGGGTCTGCACTTCTTGCGCAATCAAACCGTGATGGAACCGCGCGCGCTTCTTCGAACCATCCTTCGGGAGTTGGCGAATTTTGCGAACGATGATCGGCTTGCCTTCCGCGTCGATGCCGTCCTCTTCCTCGTACGGCTCGGCGTAGTCGTCGCGCATGTCCCACCGGTAGTCGACCGGGCGCAAGGCCTTGATGAAATCTAGTCCGAGTACGGTATCGCGGACGTCAGCTTTGTCGTGCAGATCGGAACGGTTTTGCACCGTGCCATAGACGTACGTCGTCGTCGCGCTGTTGCCGAGCTGCACCTGGTTGTCGCCCGAGACGCGCGAGTCATAGCCAACGCCGGTGATATTGTTGAACGTCGCGGTAACTGAGCCGTCCTGCGAGTTGCGCAGCGCACTTCGGCCAAGTGCCGTAACTTGCGAGCCCGTCGTAATATTCGACGCCGCGAACTCGCCCACCGCGACGCAATCCGTGCCAGTTGTCAGCGCGCGCAGAGCCGAGTAACCGACTGCCGTATTGCGCGTTCCGGTCGTGGCCGCGCTGAGCGTTAAGTTGCCGACCGACGTGTTGTTGATGCCCTGGCTCTGAAACTGGGCCACGGCGCCAATGGCGATGCTGTTCGAACACGTCTTGCCGCTGTAGAGCGCCTTGCGGCCGATCGCCATGACATCCGAAACAGGCGTAATCGCCATGAGCGTGACCCACTCGATGACCTTTGCCACGCCACTTTCCGAGTTTTGCGTTGGCGACAAAGCAGTACTTAACGTGAACGTGTTTGCATCCGGAACGGACACAATGGTCATGTACTGCGCTTCGTGAGCGCCGAGCCCAATGCGCACGCGCCATCCGGCTGAGAATCCATGAGCTGCGATCGTGACGGTGATCGTATTCACGTTCCAGACGTACGTTCCGGTTTTTGTTGTTCCGGTGACGCGCTGGAATCCGTCAAAACTCGAATCGACTTCGAGCGTAGATGCTGCCTGCCAGCCGAACGCGGTGAGCGTGCCCTTTTTGATTTCGCTACCGCAGTCGGCGCCGACGCAGGTATTGCCCTCTGCGTTCGACATCATGCCCGCATTCGAGCCGATCATTGTTTGATGGTCGACCGTGAGCGGTGTCTGGTTGAGAATGGTCGTATCGTCCAGGTCGAGCGGGGCCAGTCCGTAGAGCGCAGCGCTACCCAGTGCCGTACAGAAATTTCCGTTCGTGATGGATTGTCCCGCGTTGCGGCCCATCGCGATGTTGGAATAGCCAGTCACGTTGAAGCGCAGAGTATTGTCGCCGACGCCGATGTTGCGTGTTCCTGCGGTGTTCGCTCCGTCGTTGCTGTTCACGCAGTACTGCGATTCGAGGCCGATTGCGATGTTATAGCGGCCGTTCACCGTGTTCTGCATCGCACCAACGCCGATCGCAATCGAATTGCGAGCAGTTGTGTTGGCCGCCATTGCGCTGTCGCCAATCGCAATCACGTTGTACGGGTTGCCCGCCTTCTTGTATTCGATGAACTTCGGGAGCGCCGCGCCGGCACCCTTCCCGATAACGACGGCGTGATTGCCGACGCGCGTTTGTCCGATGTATCCCGCATCGAACAGGAACCCATCGGATGCGCGTTTGAACGTGCCGTTGAAGTAGTAGTTGTTCGTCGGCAGTGCGGAGACGAGATACGTCTTGCCGAGTAGGTCTACGTATCGTCCGGCGTGGCTGCTTTCGAGCTTGGCTATCGCGGCTGTGTCATCTGTAACGCCATCGCCAACAACGGGAAAGTCCGTGGCGCTCAATTGCTCACGCACCTTCTCTTGCAAGTTGCGCGGAACCGCACCTTCTCCCGCCTGAACGAAACCCACCTCAGAGGCGCCGCTTGCGCTTGCCAAGTTTTCCGCGAGCTGATGGGAAGATCCCACCTCGCGCCAAACGTCGGCGGGTGGCGCGCTGTCTAAATTTGCACTGTTTGCGATGTAGAGTTGTCCGTCCGCACCGACAACCATCGCATTGGCTGGATATGCGATGTTCGGATTCCAGATATCACCCTGCGGCACGATCTCGCCATTCACGGTGTCTTCAAAGAATCCGGTCGCGCTGAGATTGGCACCGGTGATCGGGTTCGACGGAATGTAGTATCTCATTAGTCTTCAATAATTTAGTTATGCTTAAACACGTACCGATGATTCGGTTCGAAGGAATGCAGGGGTAGTCAGTGATGTAGTACTTTCACGGGCACCTCCCGCGAAGTCTTGACCTAGCTCTGATGCACGTTACCCGAGACCGCTCCCAGATATCGCGCAGGCCTTCCTTGACGAGACTTCCCTCGTCGACGAACAGCTCGTCGTAGTGCCGCGAGCGGGCCGCGTCCTGGCGCAGCGTCATGCCGTCGACGATGGCGGCACACCGCGCCTTCGCCATCTTCTGGGTGTATGTCGCACGCAGCTTTTGCCATGGCGCCACGCCTGAACGTGGATCTCCCGTCACGTAAGCGTTACGACCTTGATCGCGTTGGTGCTGTCCCGGAACTTCAGCTTGTTGTCCGCCGCATCGACAAAGAGCATGTTCGTAAATCCGGACGTGGTGCTCGCGGCGACGGCATTCAACTGATATCCCAAGGACGGCAATGCCACGCCCAGCGGCTTGACGCGAAACACCTCGCGAGAACCGGTCGCATCGGAATACGCGACAACGAACTTCGATGAGGTATTGGTAACCAGCCGCGATCCAAAATACACAACGACCGCACCGCCGTTCGATCCTGCAGCATCTTTCCCATACGTGATGACCTGGCCGCCTTCGTTGTAGAAGTCGCTTCCCGGTGTCCCACCCGCAAGCGTCACATACCCGGCTGTGTTTTTATCCAGGCCGATGCCGAATTGGTTCTGACGCATCGACATATCGCCCATCAGCATCGATCCGGCTTCGCAAAAGCTCGTGGAGAGATCGATGCTGCAGCTTTTGAGCGCGACATGCGAGCAGTTCTTGACGCTGGCAAAAGGCGCAAGAACGTTTTCGAAGGTGCAGGTATCGAAGATGTAATGCGCGAAATCGACCGCCTCGACGATGAGACCTTGCGCAGGAATGTCCTTGAATGTGACATTGAAGAAGCCCACGCGACCGCCGTGGCCGCCGATGGCGTAGTTGTTGAAGGCGCCGCCACCGCGCTGAATGATGCAATTCATCAGGCGGCACGTGACGTCGTAGGGCCAAAACGCATCAATCGTGACACCCTCCATGGACGTGTTATAGGTCCCGCCGTAGATGCACGACCACGCCGTTACCGCTCGGCTGCCATCCGAGGCGAGGGTCGAGAAAACGACGGCCTCCGGCTTTGTGTCCGAGTACGCGGGATTGTTCGGCGTATGCCCGATGACCGCAAAATTAGCCCACCGGCTGGCCGTAGAAAATACATGAGAGACGATGGGTGCTTCGTCATAGACACCATCAAGCAAATAAATCCGCGCAGCGTGAAACAGGTAATACGGGACACGCGACATCGCAGCGGCAAAAGTTCGCAGAGCTGTTTGCTGCGTCTTTCCATCCCGAGCGTCATCACCGCTCACAGGATCGACCCATACAGTCACGTCCTCTACTGAATACATGGGGCGCTGCGCAGAATGCCCACTTCTGGCGGGCACCCAGTTTGGATTGCCGCCCAGCGTCGGAAAGTCCTCTATCCAATACGGTGTGCGCGCGCGGAACGGCGCCGAGAAGATGGGGTCCACCCGATGAGGGACGCCATCGAGCAAGAGTGTCCCGAAACCGACATACCGTTTTTTCAGCTGCACGCCATTCACGATATAGGTGTGCCCGCGCGTGAGTTCGATCACTGGATGCTGGCTGCTCTCAGCGCGCTGGAACGCCGAAGAATCGTCGGCTTGACCGTCGCCGACGGCACCAAAGTCCTCCGGCGTCACATGCTCCCGCGTCTTGCTCAACTCTTCCCGTGGCGCGGCACCCTGCCCTTCTTGAATAAATCCGACCATCTGAGCACCGGTATTACCGCTGATCTCATCTGCGAACTGCGAGCCGACTGATTTCCAGCTATTACTCGGCGGGGCGCTATTCACATTCGCGTTCGTCGCGATGTAGAGCAGGCCATCAGGTCCAACGGCCAGCGCGCGCGACGGATAGGCGATGTTCGGATTCCAAACGTCACCCTGCGGCACGATCGATCCGTTCACGGTGTCTTCAAAGAATCCCGTGGTACTGAGTTTGGCACCAGTGACCGGGTTCGACGGAATGTAGTAGTTCATCATTTCTCAGAGTATTTAGTTTTACTTACTATTAATACCGACAATCTGTTTTGGTGGAATGTAGGGGCAGTCCATGATGTAGTGACCTACCCTTGGCTATAGTACGAACCGCAGTTAGGCTGTTCGGTGTTGTACCCGATTCGCCACCATTCGATCAAGCCCCTGGGGTGGCAGATGGAGATAAACCGATGCTCGTTCAAACATGGCATCGGCGGCTGTCACGCGCAGATCGTGCTTAAATGGCCCGACATTCCCGAGTGCGGTCGTCGACCACGTTCAGGCATCGAAAGCGTCGTCCATGAGCCAGACCGTCTAAGACGAAGTCCATTCACCAACTGTGGTTCGGGCCACTTGGCATGGGCCGCGGCTTACGCTGCTAAACGGCGTCGAGAGACTGCGTTATCGGCCCACATGCCGCGCTGCATGGCACCGCACCGCGCGGCGACCGCTAAACCGCCAACCAAAACCGATGGACGAAAAAAAACCCTGCCGTTAAAGACAGGGTTTCCGGATCAACAACAACCCGCTTACTTGCAGTGGCGTTCCCAATGATGATGCACGCGCACCTTATGGCAAACCGGCTGATGATGATGCGATGCCGCGAAAGCCGGAGCAATGGCGAAAAACGTGGTGCCTGCAACCAGCGCGGCGAGTACGGCCTTTTTCATGAGTTTCGTTGTCTTGAAGATGGAAAGAGGCGCCATCGTAACAGCGTGAGTTTACGGCAACGTAAGCGAAAGAAATGAGCGTTTAAAGATCGGAAAAAATCGTCGACATCAAAACGATGTCGCGGCTCGCGTCGATCCTTCGCGTCGAAGCGCAATGCTCAATGTCCTCCCGCGCCCGCCGCGCCGGCGCCCGCTCCCTTGCCGGGCTTCGTCAGCCAGATCAGCGGCACGATTGCGATAAAAATCACCGCCGACAGCCAGAAAATATCGTTGAGTCCCAGCATCGCCGCCTGCGCGTTGAGCGTGCGCTCGAAATAAGCGAGCGCCTGCGGTCCGCCGCCGAGCGCATCCTGCAACGTGCTGATCGCACCGTTGAACGTCGGGTTGAGTACGCTTGCCTGCTCGACCAGATGCGCATGATGAAGAATCGTCCGGTCATTCCAGCCCGTGCTGGCGAGCGACGTGCCCACCGCGCCCGCGAACACGCGCACGAAATTCGACAAACCCGCCGCGGCGGGAATCTTGCCGGGCGGCTGGCCGGACAGAATGATCGCCGTAAGCGGCACGAAGAACAGCGCGGTGGGAATGCCCTGCAACAGCGTCGGGATGACGAGCGTGTAGGTATCGACGCCGGTCGTGTAATGCGAGCGCATGAAGAAAACCGCCGCGAAGCCGAAGAAAGCGAGCGTGGCGAGCACGCGGGCATCGGACTTCGGCATCAGCTTGCCCATGACGGGCGCGAGCATCACCGCGAAAATGCCGAGCGGCGCGGTGACAAGCCCGGCATCGACGGAACGGTAATTCAAGTAGCCCTGCATCCATTGCGGCAACAGCACGAGGTTCGAAAAAAACACCGCATACGCAACCGATATCGCCACCGTGCCGCCCAGAAAATTGCGCCCCATGAAGAGCTTGATGTCGATCACCGGGTTCTTCTCGGTCAACTCCCAGATCAGAAAAAAGATGAAGCTCACGAGCGCAAACACCCCGAGCGCGACGATCACCGGCGACGCGAACCAGTCGAGGTCCTTGCCCTTGTCGAGCATGATCTGCAACGACGCAACCCACGCGATAAGCGAGAGCAGCCCGACCTTGTCGATAGGCACGCGGCGCACCGGCGTCTCGCGCTCGCGATAGATGGCCCACGTCACGCCCGCCGCAAACAGCCCGACCGGAATGTTGATATAGAAGATCCACGACCACGAATAGCTGTCCGTGATCCAGCCGCCGAGCGCGGGGCCCGCAATGGGTCCGACGGTCGCGGTCATCGCCCAGAGGGACAGCGCGGTCGAGCTCTTTTCCTTCGGATAGGAGCCGAGCAGAATTGCCTGCGACAGCGGAATCAGCGGCCCGGCCACCGCGCCCTGCAAGATGCGCGCGGCCAGCAGCACGGGCAGATTCGGCGCGATGCCGCATAACCACGACGACACCACGAACAGCAAAATCGCCCACACGAACAGTTTGATTTGCCCGACGCGCTGCGTGAGCCAGCCCGTCAGCGGAATCGAGATCGCGTTGGCCGCGGCGAACAGTGTGATGACCCACGTGCCTTCATCGACGGATACGCCGAGATTGCCGGCGATAGTCGGAATCGCAACGTTGGCGATCGACGAATCGAGCACGTTCATGAAGGTCGCGAGCGCAACGGCGAGCGTCGCGAGAACGAGCTTGCCGCCGGTGAGCGGCGCGGATGAAGCGGTCGGATGCATGGTTTTGCCTGCGTCGTTTATGTCTGACTCGTCAGATAATTGCTTAAAAAAATTCGCTTGCTCATTTCACGCGCGGTGCTCGCGGCGAGGACACGTTATCCGCGATGATCCGTGCGATCTCCGCGTCCGCCTCATCGCCGTAATGGCTGTAGACATCGGTGCGATAAACCGTGTTCGATGCCGCGCCCAGTTGCGTGCCCGATTCGTCGCGCGTTTCGACTTCGGCCTGCATCGACAAGCCGATGCGCAGCGGATGCGCCTCCAGCTCGCGCTGATCGAGGCGAATGCGCACCGGCAGACGCTGCACCACCTTGATCCAATTGCCTGTCGCGTTTTGCGCGGGCAGCACGGCGAAGGCCGCGCCCGTGCCCGCCGAGAAGCCTTCTACGTGCCCGTGATACTTCACCTTCGAGCCGTAGACATCGGCGGTGAGCGTGACCGGCTGGCCGATACGCATGCGCGTGAGCTGCACTTCCTTGAAGTTGGCATCGATCCACACGCCATCGAGCGGCACGATCGCCAAGAGCGGCTTGCCTGGCGCGACGCGCTCGCCAACCTGCACCGAGCGGCGTGCGACATAGCCGGTCACGGGCGCGGGCAGCGTGTTGCGCGCGTAATCGAGCCAGGCGTCGCGTACTTTGCTCGCGGCGGCCTGCACGTTCGGATGCCGTTCGATGGACGTGCGATCGGTCAGCGCGTGGTTCGCTTCGGCCTGCTGACGCACGGCATCGAGCGCGGCTTGCGCAGCGGCGACGGCATCGCGGGCGTGCGCGACATCCTCGCCGGATACCGCGCCGGTCTGCGCGATCGTCTGGCGGCGCTTGAGATCGTCCTGTGCGCGGGTCAGGTCGGACTGACGTTGCGCGACGGTCGCGGCGTAATACGCGTTGTTCACGTAGAGCGTGCTGACCTGCCGCACGGTCTGCGCCAGCGTGGCTTCGGCGTTGGCGAGCGCCACTTTGGCATCGGCGGCGTCGAGGACGACGAGCGGCGCGCCCTGATGCACGATCTGCGTATCGTCCGCATTCACCGCGATCACCGTGCCGCTCACTTGCGGCGTGAGTTGCACGAGATTGCCGCTGACATAGGCATCGTCGGTCGCTTCGAAAAAACGCCCGCTCGTCGCGTACCAGGCGCCCCAACCCGCGCCTGAAATTGCCACCGCCGCGGCGAGCAGCGACAGCAGCAGTGTGCGGCGCCGGCGGTTCTTCGTCTCGGCCGCGGCCTCGGGTTGATCCGCCGCCGTGCGCGCGGATGTAATCGTGTCGCTCATGTTCGTTCTCCGTGAATATCGATCAGCGCGCGGCCACGGCCGCGGTGTTCTTGCTTGCATCCGTATCGGTGTATCCGCCGCCCAGCGCCGCCGCGAGCGCGATCTGCTGGTCGCGGCGATCCATCTTCAGATTGGCGACGGACCGGTCCGCGGCGAGCGCGTTGGTCTCGGCGTTCAGCACCGTCAA is from Caballeronia insecticola and encodes:
- a CDS encoding ATP-binding protein, which codes for MEYRVLIVAPFGRDADVIVDVLATDDRRCFVCADSPALVAELERGAGVAIVTEESLANDDARALAAWLEAQPAWSDFPIVLLSGRLAGRRSDASIDMLERLGNVLVLERPLNSETLRRAVASSLRARARQYDSRRHLAESGQHLIERARAQEALERLNESLESRIEERTQELASANNRLMKEIHERAKVQAVLVQSQKMEALGQLTGGIAHDFNNLLNVIMANAELLSRISADERVRKMAATTKRATERGAKLTAQLLSFSRTSNLDLKSVNVASLLHGMRDIISISLGSTIAFSTTSDSADLWTQADANQLELAVLNLAINARDAMPRGGRLSIHAGERAAPDESLAAGRYVVISVSDSGSGIDPGVLSRVFDPFFTTKPVGKGTGLGLSQVYGIARQAGGVARIESEPGAGTTVQMWLPLSASDSPETIADADPHDDTQKAYRILVIEDDEDVRTMIVECLEALGHHVTCARDGQSGLDRLRADAPDLMMVDYAMPGMNGMQVLASAREMRDDLPVILATGYADVDLSTITDRRFTALRKPFQLEDLARAVRLALKTAS
- a CDS encoding helix-turn-helix domain-containing protein encodes the protein MNANRPDPNAQPVELGDLLRYWRDVRGVSQLDLSLDAGVSQRQISFIESGRSVPGRDTLLTLAQTLDVPLRERNALLLAAGYAPVYSEAPWNAQEMHGVIRALERVVRQHEPFPAIVMDRHWNVLMTNEAAPRFFGCFIDMAAREGPRNMLHLIFDPHGMRPFLADWDTVSRSLLQRVYRETVGHVADAGVKRLLDELLAYPDVPRDWKTHRGTSASPTTPVIPLSLVSEGAVLRYFSMVTTVGAPQNVAAQELRLECMFPADDETETRHQQLLARHAQHR
- a CDS encoding carboxymuconolactone decarboxylase family protein codes for the protein MSSYPVHTPDTAPAQSQPALQQLQNAFGLIPNIAGTMAASPVLLNGFVGLFERVHASSLTEPQIQTLLLTNAVTNASEWPVAFHTALALKQGVPPADVDAIRHGALPADAALAALSTLARTLIGKRGRLTEADQQRFLDAGFSAEQILEVIAVVAASTITNYVASVTQPPLEAQFEAFVWHAPVL
- a CDS encoding tail fiber domain-containing protein; amino-acid sequence: MRYYIPSNPITGANLSATGFFEDTVNGEIVPQGDIWNPNIAYPANAMVVGADGQLYIANSANLDSAPPADVWREVGSSHQLAENLASASGASEVGFVQAGEGAVPRNLQEKVREQLSATDFPVVGDGVTDDTAAIAKLESSHAGRYVDLLGKTYLVSALPTNNYYFNGTFKRASDGFLFDAGYIGQTRVGNHAVVIGKGAGAALPKFIEYKKAGNPYNVIAIGDSAMAANTTARNSIAIGVGAMQNTVNGRYNIAIGLESQYCVNSNDGANTAGTRNIGVGDNTLRFNVTGYSNIAMGRNAGQSITNGNFCTALGSAALYGLAPLDLDDTTILNQTPLTVDHQTMIGSNAGMMSNAEGNTCVGADCGSEIKKGTLTAFGWQAASTLEVDSSFDGFQRVTGTTKTGTYVWNVNTITVTIAAHGFSAGWRVRIGLGAHEAQYMTIVSVPDANTFTLSTALSPTQNSESGVAKVIEWVTLMAITPVSDVMAIGRKALYSGKTCSNSIAIGAVAQFQSQGINNTSVGNLTLSAATTGTRNTAVGYSALRALTTGTDCVAVGEFAASNITTGSQVTALGRSALRNSQDGSVTATFNNITGVGYDSRVSGDNQVQLGNSATTTYVYGTVQNRSDLHDKADVRDTVLGLDFIKALRPVDYRWDMRDDYAEPYEEEDGIDAEGKPIIVRKIRQLPKDGSKKRARFHHGLIAQEVQTLIERTGVDFGGFQNHAVDGGCDVKTIGYDELIAPLIKAVQELASMVDQLRGSR
- a CDS encoding DHA2 family efflux MFS transporter permease subunit, producing MHPTASSAPLTGGKLVLATLAVALATFMNVLDSSIANVAIPTIAGNLGVSVDEGTWVITLFAAANAISIPLTGWLTQRVGQIKLFVWAILLFVVSSWLCGIAPNLPVLLAARILQGAVAGPLIPLSQAILLGSYPKEKSSTALSLWAMTATVGPIAGPALGGWITDSYSWSWIFYINIPVGLFAAGVTWAIYRERETPVRRVPIDKVGLLSLIAWVASLQIMLDKGKDLDWFASPVIVALGVFALVSFIFFLIWELTEKNPVIDIKLFMGRNFLGGTVAISVAYAVFFSNLVLLPQWMQGYLNYRSVDAGLVTAPLGIFAVMLAPVMGKLMPKSDARVLATLAFFGFAAVFFMRSHYTTGVDTYTLVIPTLLQGIPTALFFVPLTAIILSGQPPGKIPAAAGLSNFVRVFAGAVGTSLASTGWNDRTILHHAHLVEQASVLNPTFNGAISTLQDALGGGPQALAYFERTLNAQAAMLGLNDIFWLSAVIFIAIVPLIWLTKPGKGAGAGAAGAGGH
- a CDS encoding HlyD family secretion protein, yielding MSDTITSARTAADQPEAAAETKNRRRRTLLLSLLAAAVAISGAGWGAWYATSGRFFEATDDAYVSGNLVQLTPQVSGTVIAVNADDTQIVHQGAPLVVLDAADAKVALANAEATLAQTVRQVSTLYVNNAYYAATVAQRQSDLTRAQDDLKRRQTIAQTGAVSGEDVAHARDAVAAAQAALDAVRQQAEANHALTDRTSIERHPNVQAAASKVRDAWLDYARNTLPAPVTGYVARRSVQVGERVAPGKPLLAIVPLDGVWIDANFKEVQLTRMRIGQPVTLTADVYGSKVKYHGHVEGFSAGTGAAFAVLPAQNATGNWIKVVQRLPVRIRLDQRELEAHPLRIGLSMQAEVETRDESGTQLGAASNTVYRTDVYSHYGDEADAEIARIIADNVSSPRAPRVK